A genomic stretch from Edaphobacter aggregans includes:
- a CDS encoding multidrug efflux RND transporter permease subunit codes for MSPSRPFILRPVATSLLMVAILLAGAVAYYQLPVSALPQVDYPTIQVMTFYPGASPDVMASSVTAPLERQFGQIPGLSQMTSTSSGGGSVITLQFELSESIDIAQQDVQAAINAAFTYLPKDLPNPPVYSKVNPADAPIMTLSLTSDTLELSKVEDLADTVMAQKISQLSGVGLVSINGGQKPAVRIQANPTALANYGLSLEDIRTALGTANVDQAKGNLSGLRQAYTIGANDQLLSSKDYNQVIIAYRNGSPVRLSDVATAIDSAENLYQAAWVGMSARPAAGNQPARDLTLKPAVIVNIQRQPGANIIGVVDEVNRLLPQLRSTLPTSVTVQVLTDRTATIRASVKDVQFSLILTIALVVMVIFLFLRSIAATIIPSVAVPLSIVGTFGVMYLLGYSLNNLSLMALTISTGFVVDDAIVMIENIARYLEEGDSPLEAALKGSEQIGFTILSLTVSLIAVLIPLLFMGDIVGRLFREFAVTLAVTILVSAVVSLTLTPMMSAKLLKHTPENEQNAFYRKSEEFFEYVIAKYGKGVKWVLRHQTLTLLVTLATFLLTVYLYIIVPKGFFPVQDTGVLLGITEAPQSISFNAMAARQQELAKIILQDQDVESVSSFIGIDGTNFTLNSGRIQINLRDRESGRSSALDVIQRLQPRLAQVEGIQCFLQPLQDLTVDDRVSRTQYQFSVEDANADELAIWSQKLVDKLRQIPVLTDVASDQQLSGLEAHLVIDRDTAARLGITPQNIDDTLDDAFGQRQVSTIFTQQNQYHVVLEVAPKFQRTTDALNNIYVKSSNGTQVPLSTFTHIEERQSSLAINHQGQFPAVTISFNLAPGKSIGDAVEAVNRAKQELGLPASVNAEFQGSARAFEASLTNEPLLILAALIVVYIVLGVLYESYIHPITILSTLPSAGVGAILALLIFHVNLSVIALIGIILLIGIVKKNAIMMIDFALEAEREHGMEPEEAIYQACLLRFRPIMMTTMAALLGGLPLAMGRGTGSELRQPLGISIVGGLIVSQVLTLFTTPVVYLFFDRIGRKYLNTAKADAEFREHEHAVSAD; via the coding sequence ATGAGCCCATCAAGGCCATTTATTCTTAGGCCGGTGGCCACCTCGCTTTTGATGGTGGCCATTTTGCTTGCGGGTGCCGTCGCGTACTACCAGTTGCCGGTTTCGGCACTCCCGCAGGTGGATTATCCGACGATTCAGGTAATGACGTTCTATCCGGGAGCCAGCCCCGACGTGATGGCTTCTTCGGTGACGGCTCCGCTGGAACGGCAGTTCGGGCAGATACCAGGACTGAGTCAGATGACATCGACCAGCTCGGGCGGCGGCAGCGTGATCACGCTGCAGTTCGAGTTGTCGGAGTCGATCGACATCGCCCAGCAGGATGTGCAGGCGGCGATCAACGCAGCGTTTACATACCTGCCAAAGGACCTGCCGAATCCGCCGGTGTACAGCAAGGTGAATCCGGCTGACGCGCCGATCATGACGTTGTCCTTGACGAGCGACACGCTGGAGCTGTCGAAGGTCGAGGACTTGGCCGACACGGTGATGGCGCAGAAGATCTCGCAGCTCTCTGGCGTGGGTTTGGTGTCGATCAATGGCGGACAGAAGCCTGCGGTGCGGATTCAGGCGAATCCGACAGCATTGGCGAACTATGGGTTGAGTCTCGAGGACATACGGACAGCGCTGGGCACGGCCAATGTCGACCAGGCCAAGGGAAATCTGAGTGGTCTGCGGCAGGCGTATACGATCGGCGCGAACGATCAGCTGCTCTCGAGCAAAGACTACAACCAGGTGATCATCGCGTACCGGAATGGGTCGCCGGTGCGGCTGTCGGATGTTGCGACTGCGATCGACAGTGCAGAGAACCTGTATCAAGCGGCCTGGGTTGGAATGTCGGCGCGGCCAGCCGCTGGGAATCAGCCGGCGCGTGACTTGACGCTCAAGCCGGCGGTAATCGTCAACATCCAACGGCAGCCCGGCGCGAACATCATTGGGGTCGTGGATGAGGTGAACCGACTTCTGCCGCAACTGCGCTCCACGCTGCCGACCAGTGTGACGGTGCAGGTGCTGACCGACCGAACCGCCACCATCCGGGCATCGGTGAAGGACGTACAGTTCTCGCTGATCCTGACCATCGCCCTGGTGGTCATGGTCATCTTCCTGTTCCTGCGGTCGATTGCGGCGACGATCATTCCTTCCGTTGCGGTGCCGCTGTCGATTGTGGGTACGTTCGGAGTGATGTATCTGTTGGGATACAGCCTGAACAACCTAAGCCTGATGGCACTGACGATCTCGACCGGGTTCGTCGTCGACGACGCGATCGTAATGATCGAGAACATCGCGCGATATCTGGAAGAGGGCGACTCTCCGCTGGAAGCTGCGTTGAAGGGATCGGAGCAGATTGGTTTCACGATTCTTTCGTTGACGGTCTCGCTGATCGCTGTGCTGATTCCGCTGCTGTTCATGGGCGATATCGTTGGGCGGCTGTTCCGCGAGTTCGCCGTGACGCTGGCCGTGACGATTCTTGTTTCTGCCGTTGTATCGCTGACGCTGACGCCGATGATGAGCGCCAAACTGCTGAAGCATACGCCGGAGAACGAGCAGAACGCCTTCTATCGCAAGAGCGAAGAGTTCTTCGAGTATGTGATTGCGAAGTACGGCAAAGGCGTGAAGTGGGTGTTGCGTCATCAGACGCTGACGTTGCTGGTAACGCTGGCGACGTTTCTGCTGACGGTGTACCTGTACATCATCGTACCCAAGGGATTCTTCCCGGTGCAGGACACGGGCGTGCTGCTGGGCATCACGGAGGCTCCGCAGTCCATCAGCTTCAATGCGATGGCCGCACGTCAGCAGGAGCTGGCGAAGATCATCCTCCAGGATCAGGACGTGGAGAGCGTGTCTTCGTTTATTGGAATCGATGGGACGAACTTCACACTGAATAGCGGCCGCATCCAGATCAACCTGAGGGACAGGGAGTCGGGCAGATCTTCGGCGTTGGACGTGATTCAGCGGTTGCAACCCAGACTGGCGCAGGTAGAGGGGATTCAGTGCTTCCTGCAGCCGTTGCAGGATTTGACCGTAGATGACCGTGTGAGCCGGACGCAGTATCAGTTCTCGGTTGAGGACGCCAATGCGGATGAGTTGGCGATATGGTCGCAGAAGTTGGTCGATAAGCTGCGCCAGATTCCGGTGCTGACTGACGTCGCAAGCGACCAGCAGTTGAGCGGTCTCGAGGCTCATCTTGTCATCGACCGCGATACAGCGGCGCGGCTGGGCATCACACCGCAGAACATCGATGACACGCTGGATGATGCATTTGGACAGCGGCAGGTCTCGACGATCTTTACGCAGCAGAACCAATACCACGTCGTGCTGGAGGTGGCACCGAAGTTCCAGCGGACCACCGACGCGCTGAACAATATTTACGTGAAGAGCTCGAACGGGACACAGGTACCGCTTTCGACATTTACCCACATCGAGGAGAGACAATCGTCTCTGGCGATCAACCATCAGGGGCAGTTCCCTGCTGTGACGATTTCGTTCAATCTCGCGCCGGGCAAGTCAATCGGCGATGCTGTCGAAGCGGTGAACCGCGCCAAACAGGAGCTTGGACTGCCGGCGAGCGTCAATGCGGAGTTCCAGGGTTCAGCCCGCGCGTTTGAAGCATCGCTGACCAACGAGCCGCTGTTGATTCTTGCGGCGCTCATCGTCGTCTACATCGTGCTGGGTGTGTTGTACGAGAGCTATATCCATCCCATCACGATTCTGTCGACGCTGCCGTCGGCCGGTGTTGGTGCGATTCTGGCGCTGCTTATCTTCCACGTCAACCTGAGCGTGATTGCACTGATCGGCATCATCCTGCTGATCGGCATCGTGAAGAAGAACGCCATCATGATGATCGACTTTGCGCTTGAAGCTGAGCGCGAGCATGGAATGGAGCCAGAGGAGGCGATCTATCAGGCCTGCCTGTTGCGCTTCCGTCCGATCATGATGACGACGATGGCAGCGCTGCTCGGCGGCCTGCCGCTGGCGATGGGACGCGGCACCGGAAGCGAGTTGCGACAGCCGCTGGGAATATCAATCGTCGGTGGATTGATCGTGTCGCAGGTTCTGACGCTGTTCACGACGCCGGTCGTGTATCTGTTCTTCGACCGGATTGGGCGGAAGTATCTGAACACCGCGAAGGCGGATGCGGAGTTCCGTGAGCATGAACATGCGGTGAGTGCAGACTGA
- a CDS encoding efflux RND transporter periplasmic adaptor subunit, giving the protein MSAPMSSAQISEQETNAALPAPKPQISLPEPEKPKGSGFRKWIVVLVIALAVGAAVWKIRKNSQEQVTQGQKMAAMLDRPTPVQVVAVQQKTMPIYLTELGTVTAYNTVTIKSRVDGQLIRVNVTEGQTVHQGQLLAEIDPAPYQAALAQAEGQLVKDQAAAANATAEAARYTALLDAGVVSKENQQAQVSTAGQMEGSIDADKAAIQAAKVNLAYTKITSPINGVVGLRQVDPGNIVHAADTTGLLVVTQLQPIAVIFTLPEDHLQDVLKLTRNGHTLAVEAYDRSGTTHLASGKVLTVDNQIDTTTGTVKVKAVFDNKDGALFPNQFVNVRLILEQRANSLVIPAAALQSGTQGSFVYLVHPGDPPANLLTNGSDSGTQGRRRRAAGATNAGAPAAGAGAGNGGGKQNQAPFWAEARPVTVDVTEGTQVILKDGVSVGDSVVVDGQEKLRNGSRVIPTKATRVFAADSIGAQTGTSAPTGNAGQAGQNQQHGQPGNAGGTRP; this is encoded by the coding sequence GTGAGCGCACCCATGTCGTCAGCCCAGATAAGCGAACAAGAGACCAATGCAGCCCTGCCGGCGCCTAAGCCGCAGATATCGCTGCCTGAGCCGGAGAAACCGAAGGGATCGGGCTTCAGGAAGTGGATTGTGGTGCTGGTAATCGCACTGGCGGTAGGCGCGGCCGTGTGGAAGATACGCAAGAACTCGCAGGAACAGGTGACGCAGGGTCAGAAGATGGCGGCGATGCTGGACCGGCCGACGCCTGTGCAGGTGGTCGCCGTGCAGCAGAAGACGATGCCGATCTACCTGACCGAACTGGGAACCGTGACGGCGTACAACACGGTGACGATCAAGTCGCGGGTGGATGGGCAGCTGATCCGGGTAAATGTTACCGAGGGGCAGACGGTGCATCAGGGCCAGTTGCTGGCCGAGATAGACCCGGCACCGTATCAGGCGGCGCTGGCTCAGGCCGAAGGGCAGTTGGTGAAGGACCAGGCCGCTGCGGCGAATGCTACGGCAGAAGCGGCGCGGTATACGGCGCTGTTGGACGCAGGGGTGGTCTCGAAGGAAAACCAGCAGGCACAGGTATCGACTGCCGGTCAGATGGAGGGATCCATCGATGCGGACAAGGCGGCGATCCAGGCAGCCAAGGTCAACCTCGCTTATACGAAGATTACCTCGCCGATCAATGGCGTAGTCGGGTTGCGGCAGGTTGATCCGGGCAACATCGTTCATGCCGCAGATACGACCGGATTGCTGGTGGTGACGCAGTTGCAGCCGATCGCTGTGATCTTCACACTGCCGGAGGATCATCTGCAGGATGTGCTGAAGCTGACGCGGAACGGCCATACCCTGGCTGTTGAGGCCTATGACCGGTCGGGCACGACGCACCTGGCGAGCGGCAAAGTGCTGACGGTAGACAACCAGATTGATACGACGACGGGCACAGTAAAGGTAAAGGCCGTCTTCGACAACAAGGACGGGGCGCTGTTCCCGAACCAATTTGTGAACGTGCGGTTGATCCTGGAGCAGAGAGCGAACTCGCTGGTGATTCCGGCGGCTGCGCTACAGAGCGGAACCCAGGGGAGCTTTGTGTACCTGGTGCATCCGGGAGATCCTCCGGCGAATCTGCTGACCAACGGCAGCGATAGCGGCACCCAGGGCAGGCGCAGACGCGCTGCGGGAGCTACGAATGCCGGGGCGCCAGCTGCAGGTGCTGGTGCAGGCAATGGCGGCGGAAAGCAGAATCAGGCGCCTTTCTGGGCCGAGGCAAGGCCGGTAACGGTCGATGTAACGGAAGGCACACAGGTGATCCTGAAAGACGGCGTGAGTGTGGGCGATTCGGTGGTTGTGGATGGCCAGGAGAAGCTGCGCAACGGAAGCAGAGTGATCCCGACAAAGGCGACTCGTGTTTTTGCGGCGGACTCGATAGGCGCTCAAACGGGAACTTCGGCGCCTACCGGCAATGCGGGACAGGCCGGACAGAATCAGCAGCACGGACAGCCGGGTAATGCAGGGGGTACGCGTCCATGA
- a CDS encoding efflux RND transporter permease subunit, whose product MKTAEKRSAEGVHFSAPFIKRPVATTLLSIAIILAGAVAYKLLPVASLPQVEYPVISVGASLPGADPETMASAVATPLERQFAKIAGINEMTSSSGLGNASITLQFDLSRDVNGAARDVQAAINAARSQLPANLPSNPTYRKINPSDSPILILALTSDTLSVPELYDACDSILAQKIAQVDGVGQTFCGGSAKPAVRIEANPTQLFNYGVGLEALRAAIGTVNVNQPKGYLQDETRRWMVSTTDQLFGASEYAPLIVATDKGPVSSAAADTGLPASSASAVASVNTVVGTPATTTASAASASPAAAAHGVVRIQDVADVIDSVEDIHTGGLFNGRPAILVIVFKTSTANVIQTVDNVLNLLPSLQAAVPPAVQLHVALDRTTTIRASVKDVTQTLIISIVLVILVVFVFLREVRSTLIPSVSVPLSLLGTFGVMYLLGYTLDNLSLMALTISTGFVVDDAIVVIENISRHLENGKSPFDAAMIGSKEIGFTVVSMSTSLIAVFIPILLMGGIVGRLFREFAVTLSAAIMVSLVVSLTTTPMLSAKFLKPHGTGKHGVFYRWGERGLAWLTEEYERGLKWVLGHQGLVLTITILTFALNVYLYILIPKGFFPQQDTGRIGGQIRGQQDVSFDTMKPNVAHLAEIVANDPAVENTMAFVGGGGPGGGGANSGNMFIFLKPDAERQRTGDNAEVVINRLRPKTANIPGVQLYLQSQQELRIGGRNTATQYQYSLTADNLNDLNEWAPKLMAAMQKLPELKDVATDQQNQGLRAQLVIDRDTASRLGVSPLTIDATLSDAFGQRQVSTTYRPLNQYHVVMEVAPQYQRDPDSLKNIYVKSTTGAMVPLSAITHFEEQRIPLTVNHQSQSPAATLSFNLTPGVSLSDATVAIEQARVNIGMPSTIHGGFQGTAQAFQASLSSEPMLILLALVAVYIVLGMLYESFIHPLTILSTLPSAGVGALVALLLFKVELSVIAMIGIILLIGIVKKNAIMMIDFALVAEREGGKTPREAIYEACLLRFRPIMMTTMAAMLGGLPLALGRGTGSELRRPLGIAIVGGLIVSQALTLFTTPVVYLFFDRLRVRFARKHPAPVHVPQPVAGD is encoded by the coding sequence ATGAAGACAGCGGAGAAGCGTTCCGCGGAGGGCGTGCACTTCTCCGCGCCTTTCATCAAGCGTCCGGTCGCGACGACACTGCTGTCGATCGCAATCATTTTGGCGGGCGCGGTCGCTTATAAGCTGCTGCCTGTAGCGAGTCTGCCGCAGGTTGAGTATCCGGTAATTTCGGTGGGTGCGAGCCTGCCGGGAGCGGACCCGGAGACAATGGCGTCGGCAGTTGCGACTCCGCTCGAGCGGCAGTTCGCCAAGATTGCCGGCATCAATGAGATGACGTCGTCGTCTGGGTTGGGCAATGCCTCCATTACGCTGCAGTTCGACCTGAGCCGCGATGTAAATGGCGCGGCGCGCGACGTTCAGGCGGCGATCAATGCGGCGCGGAGCCAACTGCCTGCGAACCTGCCGAGCAATCCGACGTACAGAAAGATCAACCCTTCGGATTCGCCGATCCTGATTCTTGCGCTGACCTCGGACACGCTCTCTGTGCCTGAGCTTTACGATGCCTGCGACAGCATTCTGGCGCAGAAGATCGCCCAGGTGGATGGCGTTGGCCAGACGTTCTGCGGCGGCAGCGCCAAGCCTGCAGTGCGTATCGAGGCCAACCCGACGCAGTTGTTCAACTACGGCGTGGGGCTTGAGGCGCTGCGCGCAGCCATCGGCACGGTGAACGTGAACCAGCCGAAGGGATATCTGCAGGATGAGACGCGACGCTGGATGGTCAGCACAACGGACCAGCTGTTCGGCGCATCGGAGTACGCTCCGCTGATCGTCGCGACGGACAAAGGGCCGGTAAGCTCGGCGGCTGCAGATACCGGGTTGCCCGCGTCATCTGCAAGTGCAGTGGCCAGCGTCAATACAGTCGTCGGGACCCCCGCTACTACGACTGCAAGTGCAGCTTCAGCATCTCCAGCCGCAGCAGCGCATGGTGTGGTGCGAATTCAAGACGTAGCCGATGTGATCGACAGTGTTGAGGACATTCACACGGGCGGTCTTTTCAACGGCAGGCCGGCGATCCTCGTTATCGTCTTCAAGACGTCAACGGCGAATGTAATCCAGACTGTGGACAATGTGCTGAACCTGCTGCCATCGCTGCAGGCGGCGGTACCTCCGGCAGTGCAGCTTCACGTAGCGTTGGACCGCACGACGACCATCCGAGCCTCGGTCAAAGATGTCACGCAAACGCTGATCATCTCGATCGTGCTGGTGATTCTGGTGGTGTTCGTCTTCCTGAGGGAGGTACGGTCGACACTGATTCCCAGCGTGTCGGTGCCGCTCAGCTTGTTGGGCACCTTCGGCGTGATGTACCTGCTGGGATATACGCTGGACAACCTGAGCCTGATGGCGCTGACAATTTCGACCGGGTTTGTCGTCGACGACGCGATTGTCGTAATCGAAAACATCAGCCGGCATCTTGAAAACGGTAAGTCTCCGTTTGATGCGGCGATGATCGGGTCGAAAGAGATCGGCTTCACCGTCGTCTCGATGAGTACGTCGCTGATCGCGGTCTTCATTCCCATCCTGCTGATGGGCGGAATTGTGGGTCGGCTGTTCCGCGAGTTTGCCGTAACGCTGTCGGCGGCGATCATGGTCTCGCTGGTCGTCTCGCTAACGACGACGCCGATGCTCAGCGCGAAGTTCCTCAAACCGCACGGCACCGGGAAGCATGGCGTCTTCTATCGCTGGGGTGAGAGGGGCCTGGCCTGGCTTACGGAAGAGTACGAGCGCGGCTTGAAGTGGGTGCTTGGGCACCAGGGTCTTGTGTTGACCATTACGATTCTGACGTTTGCGCTGAATGTCTATCTCTACATCCTTATTCCTAAGGGATTCTTCCCGCAACAGGACACGGGACGTATTGGAGGCCAGATACGCGGCCAGCAGGACGTCTCGTTCGACACGATGAAGCCGAATGTGGCGCACCTGGCTGAGATCGTAGCGAACGATCCTGCTGTAGAGAACACAATGGCGTTCGTTGGCGGCGGCGGTCCAGGCGGCGGTGGTGCCAACTCTGGAAACATGTTCATCTTCCTCAAGCCTGACGCTGAACGGCAGAGGACAGGGGACAACGCTGAGGTCGTCATCAATCGTCTGCGTCCGAAGACTGCGAATATTCCGGGCGTACAGCTTTATCTGCAGTCGCAGCAGGAACTGCGCATCGGTGGGCGCAACACGGCGACTCAGTACCAGTATTCACTGACTGCCGATAACCTCAACGACCTGAATGAATGGGCGCCGAAGCTGATGGCGGCCATGCAGAAGCTGCCTGAGCTCAAGGACGTCGCAACCGACCAGCAGAACCAGGGGCTGCGCGCGCAGTTGGTGATCGACCGCGATACGGCCAGCCGCCTTGGCGTTTCGCCGCTGACGATCGATGCGACCTTGTCGGACGCCTTTGGGCAACGGCAGGTATCGACGACCTACCGGCCTCTGAACCAGTACCACGTTGTGATGGAGGTTGCGCCGCAGTATCAGCGTGATCCGGATTCTTTGAAGAATATTTACGTCAAGAGCACGACCGGGGCAATGGTTCCGCTCAGCGCGATCACCCACTTCGAGGAGCAGCGCATCCCGCTGACGGTCAACCACCAGTCGCAATCGCCTGCCGCAACTCTGAGCTTCAATCTCACACCCGGTGTGTCGCTGAGCGACGCCACTGTGGCGATTGAACAGGCTCGCGTCAACATTGGAATGCCGTCGACGATTCACGGCGGCTTCCAGGGAACGGCGCAGGCCTTCCAGGCGTCGCTGTCGAGCGAGCCGATGCTGATTCTGCTGGCGCTGGTTGCGGTTTACATCGTCCTGGGCATGCTCTACGAGAGCTTCATCCATCCGCTGACGATTCTTTCGACGCTGCCTTCTGCCGGAGTCGGCGCGCTTGTCGCGCTGCTGCTGTTCAAGGTGGAGTTGAGCGTTATTGCGATGATCGGCATCATCCTGCTGATCGGCATCGTGAAGAAGAACGCCATCATGATGATCGACTTTGCGCTGGTAGCCGAGCGTGAAGGCGGCAAGACTCCACGGGAGGCGATCTACGAAGCATGCCTGCTGCGCTTCCGTCCGATCATGATGACGACGATGGCGGCGATGCTTGGTGGTCTTCCGCTGGCGTTGGGCCGTGGCACAGGAAGTGAGCTGCGGCGGCCGCTGGGAATCGCGATCGTCGGCGGCCTGATCGTCTCGCAGGCGCTGACGCTGTTTACGACGCCGGTAGTCTATCTGTTCTTTGATCGGCTGCGGGTGCGCTTTGCGAGGAAGCATCCGGCACCGGTGCATGTACCTCAACCGGTTGCAGGAGACTAA
- the glgP gene encoding alpha-glucan family phosphorylase, producing the protein MSLPASPTSVPPDLTNRTIAYFSMEIALSPKLPTYSGGLGMLAGDTLRSAADTGAPMVAVSLVHRRGYFRQHLDDTGQQTESDVPWSPETTLPSANQLIALTVQGRQLLLRAWRFDVVGVTGHIIPVFLLDTDVEGNDEWDRHLTDHLYGGDSYYRLCQETVLGLGGIALLHALGCKPEVYHMNEGHAALLTIALLEERLAGKPLREATEIDIDAVRQQCVFTTHTPVPAGHDQFGLDHMYQVLGHDRAAAIDCANCLHNGLMNMTYLALRFSRYVNGVAMQHGKVSQKMFPEYKVYSITNGVHASTWMSESFQELMDKEIANWRTDNRYFRSVYGIDPARITACHVKNKHRLFATIAKRSNHYFNPSVLTLGFARRVATYKRASLLLHDPARLVAIAEKIGGLQILFAGKAHPADNAGKGLIREVYAAAAKLNSAALKIYYIENYDWELGALLTQGVDVWVNTPRRPYEASGTSGMKAALNGVPSLSILDGWWIEGCAEDTTGWAIEDGETEAAEANSLYDKLEKRIAPLYANPNAWAKMQQHCIGINGTFFNTHRMLSQYFANAYYPPGPIVPAAISVTPHRRSTDTPEPEPALVTVR; encoded by the coding sequence ATGAGCCTGCCTGCCTCACCGACCTCCGTACCCCCTGACCTTACCAACCGCACCATAGCTTACTTCTCGATGGAGATTGCGCTTTCTCCAAAGCTGCCGACGTACTCCGGCGGCCTGGGAATGCTTGCCGGGGATACCCTTCGTTCTGCAGCCGATACCGGCGCGCCGATGGTCGCCGTCTCGCTCGTGCATCGCCGCGGCTACTTCCGCCAGCACCTCGATGACACGGGCCAGCAAACCGAATCCGACGTCCCCTGGTCGCCCGAGACGACACTTCCCAGCGCTAACCAGTTGATCGCCCTCACCGTTCAGGGAAGGCAGTTGCTTCTGCGCGCATGGCGCTTCGATGTCGTCGGCGTTACCGGCCATATCATTCCGGTCTTCCTGCTCGATACCGACGTGGAAGGCAACGACGAGTGGGACCGTCACCTCACCGACCATCTCTACGGCGGCGACTCCTACTACCGCCTTTGTCAGGAGACCGTGCTCGGTTTGGGCGGCATCGCCCTGCTGCACGCGCTCGGCTGCAAGCCCGAGGTCTACCACATGAATGAGGGCCACGCCGCACTACTGACCATTGCCCTGCTCGAGGAGCGGCTCGCAGGCAAACCCTTGCGTGAAGCCACCGAGATCGACATCGATGCCGTCCGCCAGCAATGCGTCTTCACCACGCACACGCCTGTTCCCGCAGGACACGACCAGTTCGGCCTCGACCATATGTATCAGGTGCTAGGTCACGACCGCGCCGCCGCCATCGACTGCGCCAACTGTCTGCACAACGGCCTGATGAATATGACCTACCTTGCGCTGCGCTTCTCCCGCTACGTCAACGGAGTGGCCATGCAGCACGGCAAGGTTTCGCAGAAGATGTTCCCTGAGTACAAGGTCTACTCGATTACCAACGGCGTTCATGCCAGCACCTGGATGTCCGAATCGTTTCAGGAGCTGATGGACAAGGAGATAGCGAACTGGCGCACGGATAACCGCTACTTCCGCTCCGTCTATGGCATCGATCCGGCACGCATCACGGCCTGTCACGTCAAAAATAAGCATCGCCTGTTTGCGACGATCGCCAAGCGAAGCAATCACTACTTCAATCCCAGCGTGCTGACCCTTGGCTTTGCCCGCCGCGTAGCCACCTACAAGCGCGCCAGCCTGCTGCTCCACGACCCTGCACGACTGGTCGCCATCGCAGAGAAGATCGGGGGCCTGCAGATCCTCTTCGCTGGCAAGGCTCATCCGGCCGACAACGCAGGCAAGGGCCTCATCCGCGAGGTCTACGCAGCAGCGGCTAAGCTGAACTCCGCCGCGCTCAAGATATACTACATTGAAAACTACGACTGGGAGCTGGGAGCGCTGTTGACCCAGGGAGTCGACGTCTGGGTGAACACGCCGCGGCGTCCCTACGAGGCATCGGGAACCTCTGGCATGAAGGCCGCCCTCAACGGCGTCCCCTCGCTTTCGATTCTGGACGGCTGGTGGATCGAGGGTTGCGCCGAAGATACCACAGGATGGGCCATCGAAGACGGCGAGACGGAAGCCGCCGAGGCGAACAGCCTATACGACAAGCTTGAGAAGCGCATCGCCCCGCTCTACGCCAATCCCAACGCCTGGGCTAAGATGCAGCAGCACTGCATCGGGATCAACGGAACGTTCTTTAACACGCATCGAATGCTCAGCCAGTACTTCGCTAACGCCTACTACCCGCCTGGGCCGATCGTACCGGCGGCAATCAGCGTTACGCCACATCGCCGCTCCACCGACACACCGGAACCAGAGCCCGCGTTGGTGACCGTCCGATAG